A segment of the Deltaproteobacteria bacterium genome:
TGCGTGGCGACGAAGATAATAAGCGCAAACGCTTGTCACCGTATTTTGTGGCGAATGCGCAACTCACATATAGTGCACAGTTCTTTGATGTCTTCTTCCGCCTCGAAAACATGTTCGATACGAACTATGAATCGTACGGAGCCTTTGCTGAGAATCGCCGCGATGGAACAGGATTAGAGCGATTTCTTGGTCCCGGCGCACCGCTTGGGGCGTTTGGCGGGGTGCGGGTGAAGTTCTAAACTGTAGGGCAGGCTGTGCCCGCCGAGGTAGCAGGAACAGCCTGCCCTACGTTAACCCCATCCGCTGCAGTCGTGTCATATGCATCTGAATAATCGACATTGGAAACTCAGCAATCATTTCCTCTAACGGGTCAGCGGGTGCTTGCCCGGTGATAAAGCCAGCGTAATGCTGGACCAGTTTCTCCTGCATGGTTAGCAGTCGCTCGCGCAGTGACGGATCTTTGGCAAGATACTGCATCATTTTGCGCTCGCCATACTCAACGTGACTTTCCTCGTCATGAATCACACGTTGCAGCCCACGGCGAATCGGCTGATCACTGATCACATCGTGATAAAAATAAATCAGCACGAGCGCGAGCCCTTCGCCAACCACCATCGATTCAAAGAGCATTTCTTCCCATGAGTGACTGACGACACCATGCA
Coding sequences within it:
- a CDS encoding ferritin-like domain-containing protein — its product is MMLLTRDEMTLYRGAPRFSIANDREIVLRALSHLFYGEVGAVKIGQWVTKAPDMEGMWETVKQTRDETRHAGIFRRLLQRYDAAPSAALVSDMDELHGVVSHSWEEMLFESMVVGEGLALVLIYFYHDVISDQPIRRGLQRVIHDEESHVEYGERKMMQYLAKDPSLRERLLTMQEKLVQHYAGFITGQAPADPLEEMIAEFPMSIIQMHMTRLQRMGLT